One Tubulanus polymorphus chromosome 5, tnTubPoly1.2, whole genome shotgun sequence DNA segment encodes these proteins:
- the LOC141906125 gene encoding glycine receptor subunit alpha-3-like has protein sequence MEYQMNMLVRHYWHDPRLAYQHYNDFITVHANMRNELWLPDTFFSNEKKALRHIETTPNVLLRIYPNGTVFYSLRITLTLACHMNLRNYPLDTQRCYIFAESYAFTMKEVTMKWFGGAVEHNRVEGLTLPAYTVAEIRAGECHTHYSSGSYPCLVAEFSFERRIGYFLIQVYIPSGLVVVLSFVSFWIDISAIPARVALGIMTVLTITTQSSSVRAVLPHVSYVKAIDVWMSACLAFTLATIIEFAISSYFFRADKDSAVIKTTDKTKATTTDKDDKNASANRPSADCNHSELNLSVTDSGIIVDGKNPKSTTPRPQQLQHSIPGYIKSLSRSDLMEFSSRFIFFGAFTVFTIIYWSYYLLNSRIDNSRDTYENVITVFKQAPV, from the exons ATG GAATATCAGATGAACATGTTAGTGAGGCATTACTGGCATGACCCGCGCCTAGCGTATCAGCACTACAACGATTTTATCACCGTACACGCGAACATGCGAAATGAACTGTGGCTGCCAGATACGTTCTTTTCAAACGAGAAAAAAGCCCTTCGCCACATCGAGACAACTCCGAATGTTCTCCTTAGAATCTACCCCAATGGAACTGTATTCTACAGTTTGAG GATTACTTTGACGCTTGCATGTCACATGAACCTTAGGAATTACCCATTGGATACACAACGATGTTACATTTTCGCTGAAAGTT ATGCGTTTACTATGAAAGAGGTAACGATGAAATGGTTTGGCGGTGCTGTGGAACATAACAGAGTGGAAGGTCTGACCCTTCCAGCTTATACAGTCGCTGAGATTCGAGCCGGAGAGTGTCACACTCACTATTCGTCGG GTTCGTATCCTTGTCTAGTGGCAGAATTCTCATTCGAACGCCGGATAGGTTACTTCCTGATTCAGGTGTACATACCCAGCGGATTGGTGGTAGTGTTATCATTCGTTTCATTTTGGATTGATATCAGCGCCATACCGGCCCGAGTCGCTTTAG gtatAATGACCGTGTTAACGATAACCACACAAAGTTCGTCAGTGCGCGCGGTTCTACCTCATGTGTCCTACGTGAAAGCTATCGATGTTTGGATGTCGGCGTGTCTCGCATTTACTTTAGCTACGATTATCGAATTCGCTATATCCAGCTACTTTTTTCGCGCGGACAAAGACTCGGCAGTCATAAAGACGACCGACAAAACTAAGGCAACAACGACCGACAAAGACGACAAAAACGCATCAGCT AATCGGCCATCAGCGGACTGCAACCACAGTGAACTAAATCTATCGGTCACTGATAGTGGAATTATCGTCGACGGCAAGAATCCGAAGTCAACAACTCCTCGACCTCAGCAGCTACAACATTCCATACCTGGCTATATAAAAAGCCTCTCAAGATCTGATTTGATGGAATTCAGCTCAAGATTCATTTTCTTCGGAGCTTTTACCGTATTTACCATCATATACTGGAGTTATTACTTATTGAATTCTCGCATCGACAATTCACGAGATACGTATGAAAATGTGATCACTGTATTCAAACAAGCacccgtttaa